In Acidobacteriota bacterium, a single genomic region encodes these proteins:
- the lepB gene encoding signal peptidase I produces the protein MSDTPPRLSETTARHLREGLRDLLLASTVVLFLIIFLVQPVRVEGTSMQPQLDDQERVFVSKITYSVFDIQRGDVVVFYFPGDPKKSFIKRVVALPGEMVQIVDGRVMVNGRILPEPYVPSTYCDNSSFGPLYVAPDSYFVLGDHRNVSNDSRHWGCVPRTSIFGKAILKYWPPDDFGLIR, from the coding sequence ATGTCTGACACTCCGCCACGGTTGTCTGAAACGACTGCCCGCCATCTTCGGGAGGGCCTGCGTGATCTGTTGCTGGCGTCGACGGTGGTGTTGTTCCTGATCATCTTCCTGGTTCAGCCGGTGCGGGTCGAGGGCACCAGCATGCAGCCCCAGCTCGATGATCAGGAACGGGTGTTTGTCAGCAAGATCACATACAGCGTGTTCGATATCCAGCGGGGCGACGTGGTGGTGTTCTATTTCCCCGGTGACCCGAAGAAATCGTTCATCAAGCGTGTGGTCGCCCTGCCGGGTGAAATGGTCCAGATCGTCGACGGGCGGGTGATGGTCAACGGCCGCATCCTGCCGGAACCGTACGTTCCGTCCACGTATTGCGACAATTCCTCGTTCGGCCCGCTGTACGTGGCCCCGGACTCATACTTCGTCCTGGGTGATCACCGGAACGTCAGCAACGACAGCCGGCACTGGGGTTGCGTACCGCGCACCTCGATTTTCGGCAAGGCCATCCTGAAATACTGGCCGCCCGACGACTTCGGGTTGATCCGCTGA